From the Excalfactoria chinensis isolate bCotChi1 chromosome 1, bCotChi1.hap2, whole genome shotgun sequence genome, one window contains:
- the TRMT10C gene encoding tRNA methyltransferase 10 homolog C isoform X2 produces MRAANTLLKKIVSFSIQHGMKQDMLPLRRTLILSPCLKDDNSRGSSEKVDLDAWKEVMKSGLQEVSETASEPKELSALAAARETLELWRLVGRPVPEKITDEQMKAFMECPSKSAQKKYLKFLHLKEQHKKNNKRKMDEKRERRLQTQERASESEEPKKNSFVCSWSSSMDKAYNWRVAQSMIFGQPLVFDMSYEKYMSAREVANAVRQMVLSEGCNRRSVDPFHIHFCNFKADSLYHKEFIKHYRGAWDKLLITVTDQCYTDIFPKDKLIYLTADSPKVMKTFDHDKIYIVGSMVDKSIKTGVSLAQAKRLGLETAALPLEKYLLWNCGAKNLTLDQMMHILLTLKDTGDWKKALEFVPRRKYCGFVNKPLHELKKTLDLVNILKHGKRSEELQKQFANNYSKRLTQK; encoded by the coding sequence ATGCGGGCTGCTAATACGCTTCTGAAGAAAATCGTCTCATTTTCAATACAACATGGGATGAAACAGGATATGCTTCCACTTAGAAGAACTCTGATTCTGTCACCTTGCCTGAAAGACGACAATTCACGCGGTTCCTCGGAAAAAGTAGATTTAGATGCATGGAAGGAAGTAATGAAGTCTGGGTTGCAAGAAGTCAGTGAGACGGCCTCTGAGCCTAAGGAGCTCTCCGCTTTGGCTGCTGCACGTGAGACTTTGGAGTTGTGGAGGTTAGTTGGTAGACCggttcctgaaaaaatcactgatgAACAGATGAAAGCTTTTATGGAATGTCCTTCCAAATCGGCCcaaaagaagtatttaaaatttTTGCATCTTAAAgaacagcacaagaaaaataacaaaagaaagatggatgagaaaagggaaaggaggctGCAAACACAAGAGAGAGCTTCAGAAAGTGAAGAGCCCAAGAAGAATTCGTTTGTTTGTTCGTGGAGCAGCTCTATGGATAAAGCGTACAACTGGAGAGTTGCTCAGTCTATGATCTTTGGCCAGCCTCTGGTGTTCGATATGTCTTATGAAAAGTATATGTCTGCCAGAGAAGTAGCAAATGCGGTGAGACAAATGGTATTAAGTGAAGGTTGCAATCGAAGATCTGTGGATCCATTCCACATTCACTTCTGTAATTTCAAAGCTGACAGTCTGTATCATAAGGAATTTATCAAACATTATAGGGGAGCGTGGGACAAGCTGCTTATCACTGTGACAGACCAGTGCTACACAGACATCTTTCCAAAGGATAAGCTTATCTATCTGACTGCCGATTCTCCCAAAGTAATGAAGACTTTTGATCATGACAAAATCTACATTGTCGGGTCTATGGTTGACAAGAGTATAAAAACAGGAGTCTCTTTAGCACAGGCAAAACGACTGGGGCTAGAGACTGCAGCCCTTCCATTGGAGAAATACTTGCTTTGGAATTGTGGTGCTAAAAATCTCACGCTGGATCAGATGATGCATATTTTATTAACCTTGAAAGATACTGGAGATTGGAAGAAGGCTCTGGAATTTGTTCCACGAAGGAAGTACTGTGGCTTTGTAAACAAGCCTCTGCACGAACTAAAAAAAACCTTAGACTTGGTCAACATACTTAAACATGGAAAGAGATCAGAAGAATTACAAAAGCAGTTTGCAAACAACTACTCCAAGAGGCTAACGCAAAAATAG